One genomic region from Bacillus marinisedimentorum encodes:
- a CDS encoding NAD-dependent succinate-semialdehyde dehydrogenase encodes MEKQFFINGEWTGGDLERLEVNNPATGETIGSVPMGGKKETRQAINAAYEAFEGWKNLTAYERSGYLKKLNDLMLENEDELAEIMTKEMGKPFEESKGEVRYAASYVEWFAEEGKRVYGRTIPPHKDGKHMEVRHQPVGVVGAITPWNFPAAMITRKLAPALASGCTFVVKPAEETPLTAVKIVELAEQAGIPKGVVNLITGDPAEIGGELLSHPHVSKITFTGSTQIGKMLMKQASDSLKKISLELGGHAPIIVLDDANVDKAVDGVIASKFRNGGQTCICGNRIYVQENILDEFTKKFVAKTKELKVGNGMEAGTKIGPIINKEGYEKIDNHVQNAVKQGATAAAGGKGYVNDGVYFYEPTILTDVKPGMIIMNEETFGPVAPIQKISTIEEGIRHANNTPFGLAAYVFTESVTNGNKVVNALDYGIIGWNDGIPSAAQAPFGGMKQSGIGREGGIEGIEDYLETKYVSIGID; translated from the coding sequence TTGGAAAAACAATTTTTTATTAACGGAGAATGGACAGGCGGCGACCTGGAGCGCCTGGAAGTGAACAACCCTGCCACCGGAGAAACTATCGGTTCTGTTCCGATGGGCGGCAAAAAAGAGACACGCCAGGCGATTAACGCCGCTTACGAAGCATTTGAGGGGTGGAAGAACCTCACCGCTTACGAACGTTCCGGCTACCTGAAAAAACTGAACGATCTTATGCTTGAGAACGAGGATGAGCTGGCTGAAATCATGACAAAAGAAATGGGCAAGCCTTTTGAAGAATCTAAAGGCGAAGTGCGCTATGCAGCATCATATGTGGAATGGTTTGCTGAAGAAGGGAAACGGGTGTACGGACGGACGATTCCCCCGCATAAAGACGGTAAACACATGGAAGTCCGTCATCAGCCTGTCGGCGTGGTCGGCGCAATCACACCGTGGAATTTCCCGGCAGCCATGATCACCCGGAAGCTTGCGCCTGCACTTGCATCCGGCTGTACGTTTGTCGTGAAACCAGCTGAGGAAACTCCGCTTACCGCTGTCAAAATCGTTGAACTGGCAGAACAGGCCGGTATTCCAAAAGGCGTTGTCAACCTCATTACAGGCGACCCGGCTGAAATCGGCGGCGAGCTGCTGAGCCATCCGCACGTGAGCAAAATCACCTTTACAGGATCGACGCAAATCGGCAAGATGCTTATGAAGCAGGCATCCGATTCCCTGAAAAAAATCTCACTGGAACTTGGCGGACATGCACCTATCATCGTTCTGGATGATGCAAATGTCGATAAAGCTGTTGACGGCGTCATTGCTTCCAAATTCCGAAACGGCGGACAGACCTGCATTTGCGGCAATCGCATCTATGTTCAGGAAAACATCCTTGATGAGTTCACAAAAAAATTCGTAGCGAAAACAAAAGAACTCAAAGTCGGCAATGGGATGGAGGCAGGCACAAAAATTGGTCCGATCATCAATAAAGAAGGGTACGAAAAAATTGACAACCATGTTCAAAATGCGGTCAAACAGGGTGCTACTGCCGCAGCGGGCGGCAAAGGATATGTAAATGACGGAGTCTATTTTTATGAACCGACCATTCTTACCGATGTAAAACCAGGTATGATTATAATGAATGAAGAGACATTTGGACCGGTTGCGCCTATTCAGAAGATCTCCACAATCGAAGAAGGTATCCGCCATGCCAATAATACACCATTTGGTCTGGCCGCCTATGTGTTCACGGAAAGCGTCACAAACGGCAACAAAGTCGTCAATGCGCTTGATTACGGAATCATCGGCTGGAACGATGGAATTCCGTCGGCCGCACAGGCTCCGTTCGGCGGCATGAAACAAAGCGGCATTGGGCGTGAAGGCGGAATTGAAGGCATCGAAGACTATCTTGAAACAAAATACGTTTCAATCGGTATTGATTAA
- a CDS encoding YisL family protein — translation MIHAHVTSWFLAIALFFVGYYLQRVGKDKPKKIVHNILRLFYLFVIGTGFYLLWAFYSFYDTAIFKGVLGLWLIFAMEMILVKESKGNKTFAYWVQFLIALVLVFFYGYIVLDY, via the coding sequence ATGATTCATGCTCACGTTACATCATGGTTCCTGGCAATTGCCCTGTTTTTTGTCGGTTATTATTTGCAAAGGGTTGGGAAAGACAAACCTAAAAAGATCGTCCACAACATCCTGCGGCTGTTTTATCTTTTTGTGATCGGTACAGGATTTTACTTGCTTTGGGCCTTTTATTCTTTTTATGATACAGCAATTTTCAAAGGGGTTCTCGGCCTATGGCTGATTTTTGCCATGGAGATGATTCTTGTGAAAGAGAGTAAAGGAAATAAGACGTTTGCATACTGGGTTCAGTTTTTGATCGCACTTGTTCTTGTCTTCTTTTATGGTTACATTGTTCTCGATTACTAA
- a CDS encoding EAL domain-containing protein encodes MKTWNTLYETKDKLERFIEEHDIRTAGNVLVQVFSGIADRDYLQQLTDEIVELLPEAAVIGATTDGEINNGELSFSATVITFSAFRNTELFTAHINWGDSSTGSRAEGKDLARKLGCANPQVMLVFSDGLNTEGRQFIKGVEDIHPGAVIAGGMAGDNGLFRGTFVIGGRKVFENGAAAVALCNETLQVKTFLNRNWTRVGKTMAVTEAAGRRIITIDNEPAVDAYRKYLGFTSDDELKMAASGFPLMTEREGEEITLFVSGLFDDGSLEVTEFVKQGEQVQFAYGNVEAMVNDAGFIGNELKNWTTEAVFIYSCMARRRFLQDFASYELEALNIEFPTSGFFSYGEFFGGNNKGTDLFSQSMTILALSETVPAKGAIGAAVHSGKRAAVPDKHRPFMAMSHLLHSVTEELQQLNGNLQESEQLFKSLFEHNPDIVYSTDLKGYIMSVNPAFEKKFGVSRSEIEGSFSLDYIDPEDRERVAWHFEKTLQGFEQHYDLLVDDQYGNKVHMQVKNVPIMINGEMVGMFGIGRDMTDQKEAEEQISFLAYHDPATGLPNRYYLKEKLEFLMDRAKQTGIPLALLFIDLDHFKVINDSLGHQVGDEILEIVIERLKGAMPGNAFLTRFGGDEFIMIVPHLDSMDELVNIARSLLFALSKVVYYAAREFFITASIGGSVFPDDGEDAGTLIKNADAAMFRAKQQGRNRVEFYATEMNETARYRLELESFLRKGLQNDEFFLCYQPIIDLEKGRLTGAEALIRWNHPKLGLVSPGDFIPIAEETGMIEDIGRWVLYEACKTMKKWHDDGFNSLAIAVNVSGKQFQSDRFLRDVKEVLLETALNPAYLNLELTESVMLRNTSYTIDVMTQLKQLGVKVSIDDFGTGYSSLSYLKDLPIDFIKIDKSFIHNLEEGSPDMAIAKSIITMGKGLSVGVLAEGVETARQLEMLKSLRCRYIQGFYINRPLTEELFEEEMDKLIEYKNR; translated from the coding sequence GTGAAAACTTGGAACACTCTTTATGAAACAAAAGATAAATTGGAACGGTTCATAGAAGAGCATGATATCCGGACAGCCGGGAACGTGCTTGTCCAGGTTTTTTCAGGTATCGCTGACCGGGACTATCTCCAGCAGCTCACTGATGAAATAGTGGAATTGCTGCCTGAAGCGGCTGTTATTGGAGCAACAACTGATGGCGAAATAAATAACGGGGAACTCAGCTTTTCTGCAACTGTCATAACGTTTTCGGCTTTTAGGAACACCGAGCTCTTTACCGCTCATATAAATTGGGGGGACAGCAGCACCGGCAGCCGGGCAGAAGGGAAGGATCTTGCCCGAAAACTGGGCTGTGCCAATCCGCAGGTCATGCTAGTTTTCAGTGATGGGCTTAATACGGAAGGAAGACAATTTATAAAAGGGGTGGAGGACATCCATCCTGGTGCAGTCATTGCCGGAGGAATGGCCGGGGATAACGGGCTGTTCCGGGGAACATTTGTGATCGGAGGCCGGAAGGTATTTGAAAATGGTGCAGCAGCAGTAGCTCTTTGTAATGAAACACTGCAGGTCAAAACGTTTTTGAACAGGAACTGGACAAGGGTCGGGAAGACGATGGCTGTGACGGAGGCGGCCGGGAGACGCATCATTACAATTGATAATGAACCTGCCGTGGACGCTTACCGTAAGTACCTTGGCTTCACCTCTGATGATGAACTGAAGATGGCTGCTTCTGGTTTTCCGCTGATGACTGAGAGGGAAGGGGAGGAAATCACCCTGTTTGTCAGCGGCCTGTTTGATGATGGATCGCTTGAAGTGACTGAGTTTGTTAAGCAAGGGGAACAGGTTCAGTTTGCTTATGGGAATGTCGAAGCGATGGTGAATGATGCCGGATTTATCGGAAATGAGCTGAAGAACTGGACAACTGAAGCGGTTTTTATTTATTCCTGCATGGCAAGGAGGCGCTTCCTTCAGGATTTTGCCAGCTATGAACTGGAAGCTTTGAATATCGAGTTTCCAACTTCGGGTTTCTTTTCTTACGGTGAGTTTTTCGGAGGCAATAATAAAGGAACAGATTTATTCAGCCAGTCTATGACGATTCTGGCGTTGTCTGAAACGGTGCCGGCAAAAGGAGCCATAGGTGCTGCTGTTCATTCTGGCAAGCGGGCAGCCGTACCGGATAAACACCGTCCGTTCATGGCCATGTCGCACCTTCTTCATTCTGTTACCGAAGAACTTCAGCAGCTGAATGGAAATCTGCAAGAGTCAGAACAGCTTTTCAAATCCCTTTTTGAACATAATCCTGATATCGTTTATTCCACTGACTTGAAAGGTTACATAATGAGTGTGAATCCTGCTTTCGAAAAAAAGTTCGGTGTGAGCCGGTCGGAAATCGAAGGGAGTTTTTCACTCGATTACATCGATCCGGAAGACAGAGAACGGGTGGCATGGCACTTTGAAAAAACGCTTCAAGGCTTTGAACAGCATTATGATCTTCTAGTTGATGATCAGTATGGAAACAAGGTTCACATGCAGGTGAAAAACGTTCCAATTATGATCAATGGTGAAATGGTCGGTATGTTTGGGATCGGACGGGATATGACTGACCAGAAAGAAGCGGAGGAACAGATTTCGTTTCTGGCTTATCATGATCCGGCGACAGGATTGCCGAATCGTTATTATTTGAAGGAGAAATTGGAGTTTCTCATGGATAGGGCAAAACAGACGGGTATTCCGCTTGCCCTGCTGTTCATCGATCTTGACCATTTTAAAGTGATAAACGACAGTCTTGGCCACCAGGTCGGCGATGAGATATTAGAGATCGTGATCGAAAGGCTGAAAGGGGCTATGCCCGGGAATGCCTTCCTGACCAGATTTGGCGGCGATGAATTCATCATGATTGTGCCGCATCTGGATTCGATGGATGAGCTGGTCAATATCGCCCGCAGTCTGCTGTTTGCCCTGTCAAAAGTTGTATACTATGCCGCCCGCGAATTTTTCATTACCGCAAGCATCGGGGGGAGCGTTTTTCCTGATGACGGCGAGGATGCCGGAACGCTGATAAAAAATGCCGATGCCGCTATGTTCCGAGCCAAGCAGCAGGGACGGAACCGAGTTGAATTTTATGCGACTGAAATGAACGAAACGGCCAGATACCGTCTCGAACTCGAGTCTTTTTTGCGCAAAGGGCTGCAAAATGATGAGTTCTTCCTTTGTTACCAGCCGATTATCGACCTTGAAAAAGGCCGGCTTACCGGAGCGGAAGCGTTGATTCGCTGGAACCATCCGAAGCTTGGACTTGTTTCGCCGGGAGACTTCATCCCGATTGCAGAAGAGACCGGCATGATTGAAGATATCGGGCGCTGGGTCCTGTATGAAGCGTGCAAGACGATGAAGAAATGGCATGATGACGGCTTTAATAGTTTGGCAATCGCGGTCAATGTTAGCGGAAAGCAATTTCAGAGTGACAGGTTTTTAAGGGACGTAAAAGAAGTCCTGCTTGAAACCGCCCTCAATCCAGCTTACTTAAACCTGGAATTGACGGAAAGTGTGATGCTGAGAAACACCAGCTATACGATAGATGTGATGACACAGCTTAAACAGCTGGGTGTAAAGGTGTCGATCGATGATTTCGGCACAGGTTATTCATCGCTCAGTTATTTGAAGGATCTGCCGATTGATTTCATTAAAATTGATAAGTCTTTTATCCATAATCTCGAGGAAGGCTCGCCGGATATGGCGATAGCCAAATCAATCATCACAATGGGAAAGGGATTATCAGTCGGGGTGCTTGCGGAAGGAGTGGAAACGGCCCGTCAGCTGGAAATGCTGAAAAGCTTACGCTGCCGCTACATTCAAGGATTTTATATCAACAGGCCGCTGACAGAAGAACTGTTTGAGGAAGAAATGGATAAACTTATCGAATACAAAAACCGCTGA
- a CDS encoding ornithine--oxo-acid transaminase, with protein MSVSKTQEIINLTEEYGAHNYHPLPIVISKAEGVWVEDPEGTRYMDMLSAYSAVNQGHRHPKIIEALKEQADRITLTSRAFHNDQLGPFYKKVTGLTNKNMVLPMNTGAEAVETAVKAARRWAYDVKGVQEDQAEIIACENNFHGRTMTAVSLSSNEEYKRGFGPMLPGIKIVPYGDIDALKNAITENTAAFLVEPIQGEAGIILPPEGFLKEASELCKENNVLFIADEIQAGLGRSGKTFACDWEDVEPDMYILGKALGGGVFPISCVAANNEVLGVFEPGSHGSTFGGNPLACAVSIASLEVLEDEKLADRSLELGEYMMGKLREISNPVIKEVRGKGLFIGMELTEPARPYAEKLKEEGLLCKETHENVLRFAPPLIIAKEDLDWAIDKIKKVMAVS; from the coding sequence ATTTCAGTGAGTAAGACACAGGAAATCATTAATTTAACCGAAGAATATGGCGCACATAACTACCATCCGCTTCCTATTGTCATTTCCAAAGCGGAAGGGGTTTGGGTGGAAGATCCCGAAGGCACCAGATATATGGATATGCTGAGTGCATATTCCGCAGTCAACCAGGGGCACCGCCATCCGAAAATTATCGAAGCGTTAAAAGAACAAGCTGACCGGATCACGCTGACCTCCCGTGCTTTTCACAACGACCAGCTCGGACCGTTTTACAAAAAAGTGACCGGCCTGACAAACAAAAATATGGTCCTGCCGATGAATACAGGTGCTGAAGCGGTTGAAACCGCCGTTAAAGCAGCCCGCCGCTGGGCTTATGATGTAAAAGGCGTCCAGGAGGACCAGGCTGAAATTATCGCCTGTGAAAACAATTTCCACGGACGGACAATGACAGCGGTTTCATTATCTTCCAACGAAGAATACAAACGGGGCTTCGGTCCCATGCTTCCTGGCATCAAAATTGTACCGTACGGGGATATTGATGCCCTGAAAAATGCAATCACAGAAAACACAGCCGCTTTCCTCGTAGAACCGATCCAGGGTGAAGCTGGCATCATCCTTCCTCCTGAAGGCTTCTTAAAGGAAGCGTCTGAACTGTGTAAGGAAAATAACGTATTGTTTATTGCGGATGAAATCCAGGCAGGCCTTGGCCGCTCCGGCAAAACGTTTGCCTGCGACTGGGAAGATGTCGAACCGGACATGTACATTCTCGGCAAAGCACTTGGCGGAGGCGTATTCCCGATCTCCTGTGTTGCTGCCAATAATGAAGTGCTCGGCGTATTTGAACCAGGTTCACACGGATCGACTTTCGGTGGAAATCCGCTCGCCTGCGCCGTTTCCATCGCGTCGCTGGAAGTCCTTGAAGATGAAAAATTGGCTGACCGTTCACTTGAACTTGGTGAGTATATGATGGGAAAACTGCGTGAAATCAGTAATCCGGTCATAAAAGAAGTCCGCGGCAAAGGCCTGTTCATTGGCATGGAATTGACGGAACCAGCCCGCCCTTATGCTGAAAAACTTAAGGAAGAAGGCCTGTTGTGCAAGGAGACACATGAAAATGTCCTCCGCTTCGCACCTCCGCTAATCATTGCAAAAGAAGACCTGGACTGGGCGATTGATAAAATTAAGAAAGTTATGGCTGTATCATAA
- the asnB gene encoding asparagine synthase (glutamine-hydrolyzing): MCGVTGWIDWRKNLDNEHRIVKKMAETLSKRGPDDIQVWLNGSAAFGHTRLIVVDPAGGKQPMTKTRGASSYTIVYNGELYNTAAIRNELKSKGYRFDSHSDTEVLLTAYLEWEEKCVDILNGIFAFAIWDESEEKLFMARDRLGVKPLFFQEKDGRLLFGSELKAILAHPDVTPAVDREGLADLFAVGPSRTPGHGIFKGMEELRPAHALTYSRNGLKKWRYWNVESRPHTDSLSETVSNVKALVIDAVERQLVADVPVCTFLSGGVDSSAITAIAANTFKRAGKSPLNTYSIDYEENDKYFKENKYQPDPDGPWIDMMSKSYGTAHHRCVISNRSLAGLLKEAVTVRDQPGMADIDSSLLWFCRRIKQDVTVGLSGECADEIFGGYPWFHHPGEAEKGVFPWMRSTKARQRLLVPSWQSKLNLEEYVQRRYAETVSETPVLEGERGVDARRRELFYMNMVWFMTTLLDRKDRMSMGASLEVRVPFADHRLVEYVWNVPWELKMHGGREKGILRKALEGLLPDDVLYRKKSPYPKTHHPGYTRAVQTWMKEILADPNAPLFEFFDRKKVKEINDSGGASFKDPWFGQLMTGPQLIAHLAQINYWFEAYGVKVAE, translated from the coding sequence ATGTGCGGAGTAACGGGCTGGATTGATTGGCGGAAAAACCTGGACAATGAGCATCGGATTGTTAAGAAAATGGCTGAAACCTTATCAAAGAGAGGTCCCGACGATATTCAGGTCTGGCTGAACGGGTCCGCGGCATTCGGGCATACAAGATTAATAGTCGTAGATCCTGCCGGCGGCAAACAGCCAATGACTAAAACCAGAGGCGCAAGCTCCTATACAATCGTTTACAACGGTGAGCTATATAATACAGCAGCAATCCGTAATGAATTAAAAAGCAAGGGCTACCGATTCGATTCCCACTCAGATACAGAAGTGCTGCTTACAGCATACCTGGAGTGGGAAGAAAAATGTGTCGACATCCTGAACGGCATTTTTGCATTTGCCATATGGGATGAAAGCGAAGAGAAACTTTTTATGGCGCGTGACCGATTGGGTGTCAAACCGTTATTTTTTCAGGAGAAAGACGGCCGCCTGCTGTTTGGCTCCGAATTGAAAGCGATTCTTGCCCATCCCGATGTAACACCTGCAGTTGACAGGGAGGGCCTTGCTGATTTATTTGCAGTTGGGCCTTCCCGTACTCCCGGGCATGGGATTTTCAAAGGAATGGAGGAGCTGCGGCCCGCCCATGCGCTCACATATTCAAGAAATGGACTGAAAAAATGGCGTTACTGGAATGTGGAAAGCAGGCCGCATACCGATTCGCTGTCGGAAACCGTTTCGAACGTCAAAGCACTCGTCATTGATGCGGTTGAGCGCCAGCTTGTGGCAGATGTTCCGGTTTGCACATTTTTATCGGGCGGAGTGGATTCAAGCGCCATTACAGCAATTGCGGCAAACACATTCAAGCGTGCAGGGAAAAGTCCGCTTAATACGTATTCGATTGATTATGAAGAGAACGATAAATATTTCAAAGAGAATAAATATCAGCCTGATCCCGATGGCCCCTGGATAGATATGATGTCAAAATCTTACGGGACTGCACATCACCGCTGTGTCATTTCAAACCGCAGCCTTGCCGGCCTGCTGAAGGAGGCGGTCACCGTAAGAGACCAGCCGGGGATGGCAGATATCGACTCGTCTCTTCTCTGGTTCTGCAGAAGAATCAAACAAGATGTGACCGTCGGGCTGTCCGGTGAATGTGCTGACGAGATATTCGGCGGTTACCCATGGTTCCATCATCCAGGAGAAGCGGAAAAAGGTGTGTTTCCATGGATGAGGTCAACGAAGGCCCGCCAGAGGCTGCTGGTGCCATCATGGCAATCGAAACTGAACCTGGAAGAGTATGTGCAGCGCCGCTATGCTGAAACTGTCAGTGAAACACCCGTGCTGGAAGGTGAACGGGGAGTGGATGCAAGAAGGCGTGAACTTTTTTATATGAACATGGTCTGGTTCATGACAACGCTGCTTGATCGGAAAGACCGCATGAGCATGGGGGCTAGCCTGGAGGTCAGGGTGCCGTTTGCCGACCACCGCCTTGTCGAATATGTTTGGAATGTGCCGTGGGAATTGAAAATGCACGGCGGCCGGGAAAAAGGAATATTGCGAAAAGCCCTTGAAGGCTTGCTTCCGGATGACGTACTGTACCGGAAAAAAAGCCCGTATCCGAAGACACATCATCCCGGATATACCCGGGCTGTGCAAACGTGGATGAAAGAAATTCTCGCCGATCCGAACGCGCCCCTTTTTGAGTTTTTTGACCGCAAGAAAGTGAAGGAAATCAATGACTCAGGCGGCGCCTCGTTCAAAGATCCGTGGTTTGGCCAGCTGATGACCGGCCCGCAGCTGATCGCGCACCTTGCCCAGATCAATTACTGGTTTGAGGCGTATGGGGTGAAGGTTGCGGAGTAG